The Streptococcus mitis genome has a segment encoding these proteins:
- a CDS encoding N-acetyldiaminopimelate deacetylase, with protein sequence MLDLIQTRRDLHQIPEIGLEEFKTQAYLLDVIEKLTAGKNFVQVRTWRTGILVYLQGSQPERTIGWRTDIDGLPIVEQTGLPFASLHQDRMHACGHDFHMTIALGCLERALEEQPKNNLLFLFQPAEENEAGGMLMYEDGAFGDWLPDQFYGLHVRPDLKVGQIATNTHTLFAGTCEVKIRFKGKGGHAAFPHEANDALVAASYFVTQVQSVVSRNVNPIEGAVVTFGLFQAGTTNNVITDTAFLHGTIRALTKDMSLLVQKRVKTVAEGVAAAFGMEVEVELKQGGYLPVENHPALARELMDFFEEKDGIELIDIEPAMTGEDFGYLLSKVDGVMFWLGIDSPYALHHPQMSPKEEALAIGVDAVSSFLKKKAAE encoded by the coding sequence ATGTTAGATTTGATTCAGACTAGACGGGATTTGCACCAGATTCCAGAGATTGGCTTGGAGGAGTTCAAGACTCAGGCTTATCTGCTGGATGTGATTGAGAAATTGACTGCGGGCAAGAATTTTGTTCAAGTTCGTACTTGGCGAACAGGGATTTTGGTCTATTTACAGGGAAGTCAGCCAGAGCGTACCATTGGTTGGCGGACAGATATTGATGGCCTGCCTATTGTCGAACAAACAGGCCTGCCCTTCGCTTCTCTGCATCAAGATCGTATGCATGCTTGTGGCCATGATTTCCACATGACTATTGCTTTAGGCTGTCTTGAGCGAGCCCTTGAGGAGCAACCAAAGAACAATCTGCTCTTTCTGTTTCAACCTGCTGAAGAAAATGAAGCTGGTGGCATGCTCATGTATGAGGATGGCGCTTTTGGAGACTGGTTGCCAGACCAGTTTTATGGGCTTCATGTTCGGCCAGATTTGAAGGTTGGACAGATTGCGACTAATACTCATACACTCTTTGCAGGAACTTGCGAGGTGAAGATCCGTTTCAAAGGCAAAGGAGGACACGCAGCCTTTCCACATGAAGCTAATGACGCCTTGGTGGCGGCTAGTTACTTTGTGACCCAGGTGCAGTCAGTTGTCAGCCGCAATGTCAACCCAATCGAGGGAGCAGTGGTGACCTTTGGTCTTTTCCAAGCCGGAACAACCAACAATGTCATCACAGATACAGCCTTTTTACATGGAACTATTCGGGCCTTGACGAAGGACATGAGTCTCTTGGTGCAAAAGAGGGTCAAAACAGTTGCAGAAGGCGTTGCAGCTGCCTTTGGTATGGAAGTCGAAGTGGAACTCAAACAAGGGGGTTACTTGCCTGTTGAGAACCATCCAGCCTTGGCGCGTGAACTGATGGATTTCTTTGAAGAAAAAGATGGAATTGAGTTGATTGATATCGAACCTGCTATGACAGGTGAGGACTTTGGTTATCTCCTTTCAAAAGTTGATGGCGTTATGTTCTGGTTAGGTATTGATAGTCCCTACGCCCTTCATCACCCTCAGATGAGTCCCAAGGAAGAAGCCTTAGCCATTGGGGTGGATGCGGTTTCTAGTTTCCTGAAAAAGAAGGCAGCAGAGTAG
- a CDS encoding 5-formyltetrahydrofolate cyclo-ligase: MKAELRKQVLQEMKAISQEQKQAIDQALTERLLQHPFYQEAKVIATYLSFPHEFQTQELIEQALKDGKKVLIPKTYPKGRMDFVIYDSQQLVKTSFGLLEPQGNLEVVDASQIDLIHVPGLAFTTKGYRIGYGGGYYDRYLEHFSGHTLSTIYPCQIQDFIPENHDIPVQEVLIDEGNL, encoded by the coding sequence ATGAAAGCAGAATTACGCAAGCAAGTCTTGCAAGAAATGAAGGCTATATCTCAAGAGCAAAAACAGGCTATAGACCAAGCTTTAACCGAGCGATTGTTACAACACCCCTTTTACCAAGAAGCCAAGGTCATCGCAACCTATCTCTCTTTTCCTCATGAATTTCAAACACAGGAACTGATTGAGCAGGCGCTGAAGGACGGCAAGAAGGTTTTGATACCCAAAACTTATCCCAAGGGGCGCATGGACTTTGTGATCTATGATTCGCAACAGTTGGTAAAAACTTCTTTTGGATTACTGGAGCCACAGGGAAATTTGGAAGTGGTGGATGCCTCTCAGATTGATTTGATTCATGTTCCTGGTCTGGCTTTTACGACGAAAGGATATCGGATAGGATACGGTGGAGGCTATTATGACCGCTATCTGGAACATTTTTCTGGTCATACTTTGAGTACGATATATCCTTGTCAAATTCAGGACTTTATCCCTGAAAACCATGATATTCCTGTTCAGGAGGTATTAATTGATGAAGGAAATCTTTGA
- a CDS encoding rhomboid family intramembrane serine protease: MKEIFDRRYPVTSFFLFVTALVFLLMLITAGRNFDRADTLFRFGAMYGPAIRLFPEQVWRLFSAIFVHIGWEHFIVNMLSLYYLGRQVEGIFGSKKFFFLYLLSGMMGNLFVFVFSPKSLAAGASTSLYGLFAAIIVLRYATRNPYIQQLGQSYLTLFVVNIIGSVLIPGISLAGHIGGAAGGAFLAVIFPVRGERRMYSTSQRLGGVVLFVGLAVLLFYKGMGL; encoded by the coding sequence ATGAAGGAAATCTTTGATAGACGTTATCCTGTGACGAGTTTCTTTCTTTTTGTGACGGCCTTGGTATTTTTACTAATGTTGATCACTGCAGGCAGAAACTTTGACAGGGCAGATACATTATTTCGATTTGGAGCCATGTATGGGCCAGCTATTCGCCTCTTTCCTGAGCAGGTTTGGCGTCTCTTCTCTGCCATTTTTGTTCATATTGGGTGGGAACATTTCATTGTCAATATGCTTTCGCTCTATTATCTTGGTAGGCAGGTAGAGGGAATTTTCGGATCCAAGAAGTTTTTCTTTCTCTATCTCTTATCAGGAATGATGGGCAATCTCTTCGTTTTTGTATTTAGTCCAAAATCCTTAGCAGCAGGAGCTTCTACTTCTCTCTATGGACTATTTGCTGCGATTATTGTTCTTCGCTATGCTACGCGTAATCCTTATATCCAGCAGTTGGGGCAATCCTATCTGACACTTTTTGTGGTTAACATTATTGGAAGTGTTCTGATTCCAGGAATTAGCCTAGCAGGACATATCGGTGGTGCAGCCGGCGGAGCATTTCTAGCAGTTATCTTTCCAGTTCGAGGTGAAAGACGGATGTATAGTACCAGCCAGAGGTTAGGAGGGGTAGTGTTGTTCGTAGGACTCGCAGTTTTGCTTTTCTACAAGGGAATGGGGCTGTGA
- a CDS encoding ATPase AAA, translated as MENCVYIISGPPGVGKSTVSKELAYSFDKSAVIEGDLIYLMIKGGIVAPWEDEGYYMDLFWDNIISLTNNFITRGISVVIEYVIFEYQLKKIASFLKEKQIGLKYCVLMAEEKTLKDRDDSRKEIERVGNLSIQARSEFLAKNKEKEKHFLYTDDLDVPKIANIIKTSNRFLIENL; from the coding sequence TTGGAAAATTGTGTTTACATTATTTCAGGCCCCCCAGGCGTTGGGAAAAGTACTGTTAGTAAAGAGTTAGCTTATTCTTTTGATAAAAGTGCAGTTATAGAGGGGGATTTGATTTACTTAATGATTAAAGGTGGTATAGTGGCTCCCTGGGAAGATGAGGGCTATTACATGGATTTGTTTTGGGACAATATCATCAGCTTGACCAATAATTTTATAACTCGAGGCATCTCTGTCGTAATAGAGTATGTCATTTTTGAATACCAACTGAAGAAAATTGCATCTTTCTTAAAAGAAAAACAAATTGGTCTAAAATATTGTGTCTTAATGGCCGAAGAAAAAACCTTGAAAGATAGGGATGATTCTCGAAAAGAAATTGAAAGAGTGGGCAACTTATCAATACAAGCAAGAAGTGAGTTTCTAGCTAAAAATAAGGAGAAGGAAAAACATTTTCTGTATACAGATGATTTAGACGTCCCCAAAATAGCAAATATCATTAAAACTTCAAATCGATTTTTGATTGAGAATCTGTAA
- the galU gene encoding UTP--glucose-1-phosphate uridylyltransferase GalU — translation MTSKVRKAVIPAAGLGTRFLPATKALAKEMLPIVDKPTIQFIVEEALKSGIEDILVVTGKSKRSIEDHFDSNFELEYNLKEKGKHDLLKLVDETTGIRLHFIRQSHPRGLGDAVLQAKAFVGNEPFVVMLGDDLMDITDDNAVPLTKQLMNDYESTHASTIAVMPVPHEEVSAYGVIAPQGEGINGLYSVETFVEKPAPEDAPSDLAIIGRYLLTPEIFEILENQAPGAGNEIQLTDAIDTLNKTQRVFAREFTGSRYDVGDKFGFMKTSIDYALKHPQVKDDLKDYIIQLGKELAEKE, via the coding sequence ATGACATCAAAAGTTAGAAAGGCAGTCATCCCTGCCGCTGGACTCGGGACTCGATTTTTACCAGCAACCAAAGCACTTGCTAAAGAAATGTTGCCAATTGTGGACAAACCAACTATCCAATTTATCGTAGAAGAAGCTCTTAAATCAGGTATTGAAGATATTTTGGTTGTCACTGGTAAATCAAAACGTTCTATTGAAGACCACTTTGACTCAAACTTTGAGCTTGAGTACAACCTCAAAGAAAAAGGCAAGCATGACTTGCTAAAATTGGTAGACGAAACAACTGGTATTCGCCTTCACTTTATCCGTCAAAGCCATCCTCGTGGTCTGGGAGATGCTGTCTTACAAGCCAAAGCTTTTGTAGGGAATGAGCCCTTCGTTGTCATGCTGGGTGACGACCTAATGGATATCACAGATGACAACGCTGTACCTTTGACAAAACAATTGATGAATGATTACGAGTCGACTCACGCATCAACCATTGCTGTTATGCCTGTCCCTCATGAAGAAGTTTCAGCATATGGAGTTATCGCTCCTCAGGGTGAAGGGATTAATGGTCTCTACAGTGTCGAAACTTTTGTTGAAAAACCAGCTCCAGAAGATGCTCCAAGCGATTTGGCAATCATCGGACGCTATCTGCTCACACCAGAAATTTTTGAAATCCTCGAAAATCAAGCTCCCGGTGCTGGAAATGAAATCCAGCTTACCGACGCTATTGATACGCTTAATAAAACACAACGTGTTTTCGCCCGTGAATTTACAGGATCTCGTTACGACGTTGGGGATAAGTTTGGCTTTATGAAAACATCTATCGACTACGCCCTCAAACACCCACAAGTCAAAGATGACTTGAAAGATTACATCATCCAACTCGGGAAAGAATTGGCTGAGAAGGAATAG
- a CDS encoding NAD(P)H-dependent glycerol-3-phosphate dehydrogenase, with translation MEKQTIAVLGPGSWGTALSQVLNDNGHEVRIWGNLPEQINEINTYHTNKHYFKDVVLDENIIAYTDLAETLKDVDAILFVVPTKVTRLVAQQVAQTLDHKAIIMHASKGLEPDSHKRLSTILEEEIPEHLRSDIVVVSGPSHAEETIVRDLTLITAASKDLQTAQYVQELFSNHYFRLYTNTDVIGVETAGALKNIIAVGAGALHGLGFGDNAKAAIIARGLAEITRLGVALGASPLTYSGLSGVGDLIVTGTSIHSRNWRAGDALGRGESLADIEANMGMVIEGISTTRAAYELAQELGVYMPITQAIYQVIYHGTNIKDAIYDIMNNEFKAENEWS, from the coding sequence ATGGAAAAACAAACCATCGCCGTCTTGGGGCCTGGTTCTTGGGGAACTGCCCTTTCACAAGTCTTAAATGACAATGGACACGAGGTACGTATTTGGGGAAATCTTCCCGAGCAAATCAATGAAATTAATACCTATCATACTAACAAGCACTACTTTAAAGATGTCGTTCTAGACGAAAATATCATTGCCTACACTGACTTAGCAGAAACATTGAAAGATGTGGATGCGATTTTGTTTGTTGTCCCAACAAAAGTGACACGACTTGTTGCCCAGCAAGTTGCACAAACCTTGGACCATAAGGCTATCATCATGCACGCATCAAAGGGATTAGAGCCTGATAGCCATAAACGATTATCAACCATCCTTGAAGAAGAAATTCCTGAACATCTCCGCAGTGATATTGTCGTTGTTTCAGGCCCTAGTCATGCAGAAGAAACCATTGTGCGTGACCTAACTTTAATCACTGCTGCTTCTAAAGATTTACAAACAGCTCAATACGTTCAAGAGCTCTTTAGCAATCACTACTTCCGACTTTATACCAATACGGATGTTATCGGGGTCGAAACCGCTGGTGCTCTTAAAAACATTATCGCTGTCGGTGCTGGAGCTTTACATGGTTTGGGATTTGGTGACAATGCCAAGGCAGCCATCATCGCTCGAGGATTGGCAGAAATTACCCGCCTAGGAGTAGCACTCGGGGCCAGTCCATTGACCTATAGTGGCTTGTCTGGTGTGGGAGATTTGATCGTAACGGGAACCTCCATCCACTCTCGTAACTGGAGAGCCGGAGATGCTCTTGGTCGTGGAGAATCCCTAGCTGATATCGAAGCCAATATGGGCATGGTAATCGAAGGAATCTCAACAACTCGAGCAGCCTATGAACTAGCGCAAGAACTTGGAGTCTATATGCCCATTACACAGGCCATTTACCAAGTTATCTACCACGGAACCAATATCAAAGATGCCATTTATGACATCATGAACAATGAATTTAAAGCAGAAAATGAGTGGTCTTAA
- the patA gene encoding multidrug efflux ABC transporter subunit PatA, whose translation MLIQKIKTYKWQALASLLMTGLMVASSLLQPRYLQEVLDALLAGKYEAIYSIGAWLIGVAVVGLVAGGINVVLAAYIAQGVSSDLREDAFRKIQTFSYANIEQFNAGNLVVRMTNDINQIQNVVMMTFQILFRLPLLFIGSFILAVQTLPSLWWVIVLMVILIFSLTAVMMGMMGPRFAKFQTLLERINAIAKENLRGVRVVKSFVQEKEQFAKFTEVSDELLGQNLYIGYAFSVVEPFMMLVGYGAVFLSIWLVAGMVQSDPSVVGSIASFVNYLSQIIFTIVMVGFLGNSVSRAMISMRRIREILDAEPAMTFKDVPDEELVGSLSFENVTFTYPMDKEPMLKDVSFTIEPGQMVGVVGATGAGKSTLAQLIPRLFDPQEGSIKIGGKDIREVSEGTLRKAVSIVLQRAILFSGTIADNLRQGKGDATLFEMERAANIAQASEFIHRMEKTFESPVEERGTNFSGGQKQRMSIARGIVSNPRILIFDDSTSALDAKSERLVQEALNEELKGTTTIIIAQKISSVVHADKILVLDQGRLIGQGTHADLVANNAVYREIYETQKGKEE comes from the coding sequence ATGCTGATTCAGAAAATAAAAACCTACAAGTGGCAGGCCTTGGCTTCGCTCCTGATGACAGGCTTGATGGTTGCTAGTTCACTTCTGCAGCCGCGTTACCTGCAGGAAGTGTTAGACGCTCTCCTTGCTGGGAAATATGAAGCTATCTATAGTATAGGGGCTTGGTTGATTGGTGTGGCCGTGGTCGGTCTGGTTGCTGGTGGGATCAATGTTGTCCTTGCAGCCTATATTGCCCAAGGAGTTTCATCTGACCTTCGAGAGGATGCCTTCCGTAAAATCCAAACCTTTTCTTATGCTAATATTGAACAATTTAATGCGGGAAATCTAGTCGTTCGAATGACAAATGATATCAACCAGATTCAGAACGTCGTCATGATGACCTTCCAAATTCTTTTCAGGCTCCCCCTCTTGTTCATCGGTTCGTTTATCTTGGCGGTTCAAACCCTACCTTCTCTGTGGTGGGTGATTGTTCTCATGGTAATCTTGATTTTTAGCTTGACTGCTGTCATGATGGGTATGATGGGGCCTCGTTTTGCCAAGTTTCAAACCCTTCTTGAGCGCATCAATGCCATTGCCAAGGAAAATCTGCGTGGCGTTCGTGTGGTCAAGTCCTTTGTCCAAGAAAAAGAGCAGTTTGCTAAGTTTACGGAGGTTTCAGACGAGCTTCTTGGTCAAAACCTTTACATTGGTTATGCCTTTTCAGTAGTGGAACCCTTTATGATGCTGGTCGGCTACGGGGCGGTTTTCCTCTCTATTTGGCTGGTTGCTGGGATGGTTCAGTCGGATCCGTCAGTTGTTGGTTCCATTGCTTCCTTTGTCAATTACCTGAGCCAGATTATCTTTACCATTGTCATGGTTGGATTTTTGGGAAATTCTGTCAGTCGTGCTATGATTTCTATGCGTCGTATTCGAGAAATTCTTGACGCAGAGCCAGCCATGACCTTCAAGGATGTCCCAGATGAAGAGTTGGTCGGCAGTCTTAGCTTTGAAAATGTGACCTTTACCTATCCAATGGATAAGGAACCGATGCTGAAAGATGTGAGCTTTACTATTGAACCTGGTCAGATGGTTGGTGTCGTTGGAGCTACTGGTGCAGGAAAATCAACCTTGGCTCAATTGATTCCACGCCTCTTTGACCCACAGGAAGGGTCTATCAAAATCGGAGGCAAGGATATTCGAGAAGTGAGTGAAGGAACCTTGCGTAAAGCTGTCTCTATCGTTCTCCAACGTGCCATTCTCTTTAGTGGAACGATTGCAGATAACCTGAGACAGGGCAAAGGAGATGCTACACTATTTGAAATGGAGCGCGCAGCCAATATTGCCCAAGCCAGTGAATTCATTCATCGTATGGAGAAAACCTTTGAAAGTCCAGTTGAGGAACGAGGAACCAACTTCTCTGGTGGGCAAAAACAAAGGATGTCGATTGCGCGTGGGATTGTCAGCAATCCACGTATTCTGATTTTTGACGATTCGACCTCAGCCTTGGATGCTAAGTCAGAGCGCCTGGTTCAAGAAGCCTTGAATGAGGAATTAAAGGGAACGACAACCATTATCATCGCTCAAAAGATTAGCTCGGTTGTCCATGCAGATAAAATCTTGGTTCTAGATCAAGGGCGATTGATTGGTCAAGGGACGCATGCAGATTTGGTTGCCAACAATGCTGTTTACCGTGAAATCTACGAAACACAGAAAGGAAAGGAGGAGTAA
- the patB gene encoding multidrug efflux ABC transporter subunit PatB: MKTVQFFWNYFKVYKLSFVVVILMIVLATLAQALFPVFSGQAVTELANLVQAYQDGNPELVWQSLSGIMVNLGLLVLVLFISSVIYMCLMTRVIAESTNEMRKGLFGKLARLTVSFFDRRQDGDILSRFTSDLDNILQAFNESLIQVMSNIVLYIGLILVMFSRNVTLALITIASTPVAFLMLIFIVKMARKYTNLQQKEVGKLNAYMDESISGQKAVIVQGIQKDMMAGFLEQNERVRKATFKGRMFSGILFPVMNGMSLVNTAIVIFAGSAVLLNDKSIETSTALGLIVMFAQFSQQYYQPIIQVAASWGSLQLAFTGAERIQEMFDAEEEIRPEKAPIFTKLQEGVEISHIDFSYLPDKPILKDVSISAPKGQMTAVVGPTGSGKTTIMNLINRFYDVDAGGIYFDGKDIRNYDLDSLRSKVGIVLQDSVLFSGTIRDNIRFGVPDASQEMVEAAAKATHIHDYIESLPDRYDTLIDDDQSIFSTGQKQLISIARTLMTDPEVLILDEATSNVDTVTESKIQHAMEAVVAGRTSFVIAHRLKTILNADQIIVLKDGEVIERGNHHELLKLGGFYSELYHNQFVFE; the protein is encoded by the coding sequence ATGAAGACAGTTCAATTTTTTTGGAATTATTTTAAAGTCTATAAGCTATCATTTGTAGTTGTTATCCTGATGATTGTTCTGGCAACTCTTGCCCAAGCCCTCTTTCCGGTCTTTTCTGGACAAGCGGTAACAGAGCTAGCCAATTTAGTTCAAGCTTATCAAGATGGCAATCCAGAACTTGTTTGGCAAAGCCTATCAGGAATCATGGTCAATCTTGGTCTGCTGGTTTTGGTTTTATTTATTTCTAGTGTGATATACATGTGTCTCATGACGCGCGTGATTGCAGAGTCGACCAATGAGATGCGCAAAGGCCTCTTCGGTAAGCTTGCTCGCTTGACAGTTTCTTTCTTTGACCGCCGACAAGATGGAGATATCCTGTCTCGTTTTACCAGTGATTTGGATAATATCCTCCAAGCCTTTAACGAAAGCTTGATTCAGGTCATGAGCAATATTGTTTTATACATTGGTCTGATTCTCGTCATGTTTTCGAGAAATGTGACGCTGGCCCTCATCACCATTGCCAGCACACCAGTGGCCTTCCTTATGCTGATTTTTATTGTAAAAATGGCACGCAAATACACCAACCTCCAGCAAAAAGAGGTAGGGAAACTCAACGCCTATATGGACGAGAGTATTTCAGGCCAAAAAGCCGTGATTGTGCAAGGAATTCAAAAGGATATGATGGCAGGATTTCTTGAACAAAATGAGCGCGTGCGCAAGGCAACCTTTAAAGGAAGAATGTTCTCAGGAATTCTTTTCCCTGTCATGAATGGGATGAGCCTGGTTAATACAGCTATCGTCATCTTTGCTGGTTCAGCTGTACTTTTGAATGATAAGTCTATTGAAACAAGTACAGCCCTAGGTTTGATTGTTATGTTTGCCCAATTTTCACAGCAGTACTACCAGCCTATTATTCAAGTTGCGGCTAGTTGGGGAAGCCTTCAGTTAGCCTTTACAGGTGCTGAACGGATTCAGGAAATGTTTGACGCAGAGGAAGAAATCCGACCTGAAAAGGCTCCAATCTTCACTAAGTTGCAAGAAGGTGTTGAAATCAGTCATATTGATTTTTCATACCTGCCTGATAAACCTATTTTGAAAGATGTCAGCATTTCCGCTCCGAAAGGCCAGATGACAGCGGTTGTTGGTCCGACAGGTTCAGGGAAAACGACTATTATGAACCTCATCAATCGCTTTTATGATGTTGATGCTGGTGGTATTTATTTTGACGGCAAAGACATCCGTAACTATGATTTAGATAGTCTTAGAAGCAAGGTGGGAATTGTTTTGCAGGATTCGGTCTTATTTAGTGGAACGATTCGAGACAATATCCGTTTCGGTGTGCCAGATGCTAGTCAAGAAATGGTTGAGGCAGCAGCCAAGGCAACCCACATTCACGACTATATTGAAAGTTTGCCTGATAGGTACGATACTCTTATAGATGATGATCAAAGCATCTTCTCGACAGGACAAAAGCAATTGATTTCTATCGCTCGAACCTTGATGACAGATCCAGAAGTTCTCATTCTAGATGAAGCCACTTCAAACGTAGATACGGTGACAGAAAGCAAGATTCAGCATGCCATGGAGGCGGTTGTAGCAGGCAGAACTAGTTTCGTCATTGCCCACCGCTTGAAAACCATTCTCAATGCAGACCAGATTATTGTCCTTAAAGATGGAGAAGTCATTGAACGTGGTAATCACCATGAACTCTTGAAACTAGGTGGATTCTACTCAGAACTCTATCACAATCAATTTGTCTTTGAATAA
- a CDS encoding gamma-glutamyl-gamma-aminobutyrate hydrolase family protein gives MPRTVVGVAANLCPVDAEGKNIHSSVSCRFAESIRQVGGLPLVIPVGDESVVRDYVEMIDKLILTGGQNVHPQFYGEKKTIESDDYNLVRDEFELALLKEALRQNKPIMAICRGVQLVNVAFGGTLNQEIEGHWQGLPFGTSHSIETVEGSVVAKLFGKESQVNSVHRQSIKDLAPNFRVTAIDPRDQTIEAIESIDEHRIIGLQWHPEFLVNEEDGNLELFEYLLNEL, from the coding sequence ATGCCTAGAACGGTTGTAGGAGTTGCTGCAAATCTATGTCCCGTAGACGCAGAAGGCAAAAACATTCATTCATCTGTATCTTGTAGATTCGCAGAGAGCATTCGTCAAGTCGGTGGTCTCCCTTTAGTCATTCCTGTTGGTGATGAGTCAGTTGTACGCGATTATGTGGAAATGATTGACAAACTCATTTTGACAGGAGGCCAAAATGTTCATCCTCAGTTTTATGGAGAGAAAAAGACCATCGAGAGCGATGATTACAATCTAGTCCGCGATGAGTTTGAATTGGCACTCTTGAAGGAAGCGCTTCGTCAGAATAAACCAATTATGGCAATCTGTCGCGGTGTCCAACTTGTCAATGTTGCCTTTGGCGGAACCCTCAATCAAGAAATTGAAGGTCACTGGCAAGGACTACCTTTCGGAACATCTCACTCTATTGAGACAGTAGAAGGAAGCGTGGTGGCTAAGCTATTTGGAAAAGAAAGTCAGGTCAACTCCGTCCATCGTCAAAGCATTAAAGATTTGGCACCTAATTTCCGTGTAACTGCTATTGATCCAAGAGACCAAACCATCGAAGCGATTGAATCTATTGACGAACACCGCATTATCGGTTTGCAGTGGCATCCAGAGTTTCTGGTTAATGAAGAAGATGGCAATTTAGAATTATTTGAGTATTTATTGAATGAACTGTAA
- a CDS encoding glucose-6-phosphate isomerase, protein MSHIKFDYSKVLDKFVAPHEVEYMQSQVTAADELIRKGTGAGSDFLGWLDLPENYDREEFDRILKAAEQIKSDSDVLVVIGIGGSYLGAKAAIDFLNHHFANLQTKEERKAPQILYAGNSISSTYLADLVEYVADKDFSVNVISKSGTTTEPAIAFRVFKELLVKKYGQEEANKRIYATTDRQKGAVKVEADANGWETFVVPDDIGGRFSVLTAVGLLPIAASGADIKALMEGANAARKDYTSDKISENEAYQYAAVRNILYRKGYATEILVNYEPSLQYFSEWWKQLAGESEGKDQKGIYPTSANFSTDLHSLGQFIQEGTRIMFETVVRVDKPRKNVIIPSLEEDLDGLGYLQGKDVDFVNKKATDGVLLAHTDGDVPNMYVTLPEQDAFTLGYTIYFFELAIALSGYLNAINPFDQPGVEAYKRNMFALLGKPGFEELSKELNARL, encoded by the coding sequence ATGTCACATATTAAATTTGATTATTCAAAAGTTTTAGACAAATTTGTTGCACCACATGAAGTGGAATACATGCAATCACAAGTAACAGCAGCAGATGAATTGATCCGTAAAGGAACTGGTGCTGGTAGCGACTTCTTGGGATGGTTGGACCTTCCTGAAAACTACGATCGCGAAGAATTTGACCGCATCTTGAAAGCTGCTGAGCAAATCAAATCAGACAGCGATGTTTTGGTTGTAATCGGCATCGGTGGATCTTACCTTGGTGCCAAAGCAGCAATCGACTTCTTGAACCACCATTTTGCTAACTTGCAAACAAAAGAAGAACGCAAGGCTCCACAAATCCTTTACGCAGGAAACTCAATCTCATCTACTTACCTTGCTGACTTGGTAGAGTACGTAGCTGATAAAGATTTCTCAGTAAACGTGATTTCTAAATCAGGTACAACAACTGAACCAGCGATTGCTTTCCGTGTCTTTAAAGAACTCTTGGTTAAGAAATACGGTCAAGAAGAAGCCAACAAACGTATCTATGCAACAACTGACCGCCAAAAAGGTGCTGTTAAGGTTGAAGCAGACGCTAACGGTTGGGAAACATTTGTTGTTCCAGATGATATCGGTGGACGCTTCTCAGTATTGACAGCCGTTGGTTTGCTTCCAATCGCAGCATCAGGAGCTGACATCAAAGCCCTTATGGAAGGTGCTAACGCAGCTCGTAAAGACTACACTTCAGATAAAATCTCTGAAAACGAAGCTTACCAATACGCAGCAGTTCGTAATATTCTTTACCGTAAAGGTTATGCAACTGAAATCTTGGTAAACTACGAGCCATCACTTCAATACTTCTCAGAGTGGTGGAAACAATTGGCTGGTGAATCAGAAGGAAAAGACCAAAAGGGTATCTACCCAACTTCAGCCAACTTCTCAACTGACTTGCACTCACTTGGTCAATTTATCCAAGAAGGAACTCGTATCATGTTTGAAACAGTTGTCCGTGTTGATAAACCTCGTAAAAACGTGATTATCCCTAGCTTGGAAGAAGATCTTGATGGACTTGGTTACCTTCAAGGAAAAGACGTTGACTTTGTAAACAAAAAAGCGACTGATGGTGTTCTTCTGGCCCACACAGATGGTGATGTACCAAACATGTACGTGACTCTTCCAGAGCAAGACGCTTTCACTCTTGGTTATACAATCTACTTCTTCGAATTGGCTATCGCTCTTTCAGGTTACTTGAATGCTATCAACCCATTTGACCAACCAGGTGTTGAAGCTTACAAACGTAACATGTTTGCCCTTCTTGGAAAACCAGGATTTGAAGAATTGAGCAAAGAACTTAACGCACGTCTATAA